A part of Anolis carolinensis isolate JA03-04 unplaced genomic scaffold, rAnoCar3.1.pri scaffold_10, whole genome shotgun sequence genomic DNA contains:
- the LOC103279953 gene encoding NLR family CARD domain-containing protein 3, translating to MAAPTNCTLLIQEHRERLLRWTEPNPAPLLRRLRDCELLTQPEYFALLETLPKSNQVIALLERVSRKSEESQKFLEELKELREDYCTELQDWLQTYYPADQNRERSPVQSDPPPKPNRFFAKFWKGKTYKVQNTDKEQSKDLPFRRGLSGKLKAALQNHRRSLLTRTEKLCTNVDDTESCGHIEIRYTDLLLSDSPRSGSASHDYLHLASRRARLYSLHAPRRLALSQLVSPLPGETSPPLHVMLSGAAGIGKSVAAQKILHDWALGVSFRDFLCVLDFSFRELSLITAPKSLEELIRKKHAHLSEVLPELLDRSGEILLILDGLDEFRSSLDTQNPCRQSDQPADIKDLVHGLLYGKLLPKSTIVVTSRPSASLPEDLFDRHIVILGFQEEHVQEYFFRFFRDHKRATAVLSYISLHDGLASLCFIPLYCFILCTALGEFFPCVGAMEASPPSTITEVYRQYLCTILRLHKPPSGRPNCTLGGVKDLLLKLGKLAYAATLRKRTVFYTDELQAFGFDLQDLPGSFLNRIFFKENDQVYGFFHLTIQEFLAALYSIVTLDPSAEELTSCLDLWWDGSALENGETEKHLSSPNGLSDGLLSYTREFLSGPQQWDNLQMFSRFFMGLLTSRMEGKLEGLTEQLTGDPLMPLADWLGSKVQYESDRKLLSLLHCLAELRQDGVTRRAASKLDEVDLFKVTLNPVDCAALAYVLGCSEVKVLRNLNLSYSNMGIRGLRRLQGHLHRCETLQIRYNSLDQEAAAIEAAILRSPECRVKRLLFCGNCLGSEGVRSLWDALQYNTTLEELYLDITGITDSGLDNILDSLMGNTTLRLLTIVGNRLSQVGRKVLSELSGRKPELKIISSFLSDMGLLQAYLDWVEEIKADGEQMESVKNADALHSVLEVLVETDDPGASEEARRKAEHLKKEIAILLRREENTMENGVAS from the exons ATGGCTGCACCCACAAATTGTACTCTCTTAATCCAGGAGCACCGGGAGCGACTTCTGCGCTGGACTGAGCCCAACCCAGCTCCTTTGCTCCGTCGGCTCCGGGACTGTGAGCTCCTCACCCAGCCAGAGTATTTTGCCTTGCTGGAGACACTCCCCAAGTCCAACCAAGTCATTGCACTGCTGGAGAGGGTCAGCAGGAAGTCCGAGGAGAGCCAGAAATTCCTGGAGGAGCTGAAGGAGCTCCGTGAGGACTATTGCACTGAGCTGCAGGACTGGCTGCAAACATATTATCCTGCAGATCAAAACAGAGAACGTTCTCCAGTCCAGTCAG ATCCTCCTCCTAAACCtaacagattttttgcaaaatTTTGGAAGGGAAAAACATACAAGGTTCAGAACACAG ATAAGGAGCAGAGCAAAGACTTGCCTTTCCGAAGGGGCTTGAGTGGAAAACTTAAAG CTGCCTTGCAAAACCACCGCCGCTCGCTGCTGACCCGGACAGAGAAGCTTTGCACCAACGTGGATGACACTGAATCCTGTGGGCACATTGAGATCCGCTACACCGACCTCTTGCTGTCTGACAGCCCTCGTTCTGGCTCCGCCAGTCATGACTACTTGCATCTGGCCTCTCGCCGGGCACGCCTCTACTCCCTCCATGCCCCCCGCCGTTTGGCCCTATCCCAGCTTGTCTCCCCACTCCCTGGCGAGACTTCCCCACCTCTTCATGTGATGCTGAGTGGTGCTGCTGGCATTGGTAAGAGTGTAGCAGCCCAGAAGATCCTCCATGACTGGGCCCTGGGGGTATCCTTCCGAGATTTCCTTTGCGTGCTGGACTTTTCCTTCCGAGAACTCAGTCTCATTACAGCACCCAAGAGTCTTGAAGAGCTGATCCGCAAGAAACATGCCCATCTGAGTGAAGTTCTCCCTGAGCTGCTGGATCGATCTGGGGAGATCTTGCTGATCTTAGATGGTCTTGATGAGTTCAGGTCTTCATTGGACACCCAGAATCCATGCCGCCAATCTGACCAGCCTGCTGACATTAAGGATTTGGTCCATGGACTCCTCTATGGGAAATTACTTCCCAAGTCGACCATTGTGGTCACATCTAGACCTTCTGCCAGCCTTCCAGAAGATCTCTTTGACCGTCATATTGTCATCCTTGGCTTCCAGGAGGAGCATGTCCAGGAATACTTCTTCCGCTTCTTTCGGGATCACAAGCGTGCCACAGCTGTGCTCAGCTACATCTCCCTCCATGATGGCTTAGCCAGCCTCTGCTTCATTCCCCTCTACTGCTTCATTCTCTGCACAGCTCTCGGGGAATTTTTCCCCTGTGTGGGAGCCATGGAAGCCTCTCCACCCAGCACCATCACCGAGGTCTACCGTCAGTATCTGTGTACCATCCTTCGCTTGCACAAGCCTCCTTCAGGAAGACCAAATTGCACGCTGGGAGGTGTGAAAGATCTATTATTGAAGCTTGGCAAGTTAGCCTATGCTGCCACACTGAGAAAACGGACAGTATTCTACACAGATGAGTTGCAAGCTTTTGGGTTTGACCTGCAGGACCTGCCTGGTAGCTTCTTGAACCGGATCTTCTTCAAGGAGAATGATCAGGTCTATGGCTTCTTTCACTTGACCATACAAGAGTTTCTAGCTGCACTGTATTCCATAGTAACTTTAGACCCCAGTGCGGAGGAGTTAACATCCTGCCTGGATCTCTGGTGGGATGGCAGTGCTCTAGAAAATGGAGAAACAGAGAAGCATCTATCTTCACCAAATGGATTATCAGATGGACTTCTCAGCTACACCAGGGAGTTCCTGAGTGGACCCCAACAGTGGGACAACTTGCAAATGTTCTCCAGGTTCTTCATGGGACTCTTGACCTCCAGGATGGAAGGCAAGCTGGAGGGGTTGACTGAACAGCTGACGGGTGATCCTTTAATGCCTTTGGCTGACTGGTTAGGAAGCAAGGTTCAATATGAATCTGACCGGAAGTTGCTTTCCTTGCTACATTGCCTGGCAGAGCTCCGTCAGGATGGAGTGACCCGGAGAGCAGCTTCCAAGTTGGATGAAGTGGATTTATTCAAGGTAACCTTGAACCCGGTGGACTGTGCAGCTTTGGCCTATGTTCTTGGCTGCTCAGAGGTGAAGGTGCTCCGGAATCTCAACTTAAGCTACAGCAACATGGGCATCAGAGGTTTGAGGCGACTGCAAGGACATCTCCATCGGTGTGAAACTCTGCA AATACGCTACAATTCCCTGGATCAGGAGGCAGCGGCAATAGAAGCTGCAATACTGAGGTCCCCGGAGTGTCGAGTAAAACGGCTGCT GTTTTGTGGGAACTGCCTGGGCTCAGAGGGAGTGAGAAGCTTATGGGATGCTCTCCAGTATAACACTACCCTTGAAGAGCTCTACCTGGATATCACAGGCATCACGGACAGCGGCTTGGATAATATCCTGGATTCGCTGATGGGCAACACCACTCTCCGCCTTCTGAC AATTGTGGGGAACCGGCTGAGCCAAGTTGGGAGGAAAGTGCTCTCGGAGCTGAGTGGTAGAAAACCAGAGTTGAAGATCATAAGCAGTTTCCTCTCCGACATGGGGCTGCTGCAGGCGTATCTGGACTGGGTGGAAGAAATCAAAGCTGACGGGGAACAGATGGAGTCCGTCAAAAACGCGGATGCCCTGCACTCAGTCCTGGAGGTTTTGGTGGAGACGGACGACCCAGGAGCAAGTGAGGAAGCCAGGAGGAAAGCCGAGCACCTGAAGAAAGAGATTGCCATCCTCCTTCGGAGGGAGGAGAACACAATGGAAAATGGGGTGGCATCATGA